One Clostridia bacterium DNA segment encodes these proteins:
- a CDS encoding terminase small subunit — protein sequence MADKLTTKQRLFVKEYLVDLNATQAAIRAGYSENTARFIAAENLTKPNIQEAIQEAIKQREDKIDINSQWVLKRLVELSERCMQGTPVYDKEGNETGEWKFEANAANRSLELIGKHLGMFTDKVESKVTAENTNVNIDYSSLPDEALAEIEQAKGHDEIMKIVARYKK from the coding sequence ATGGCAGATAAGTTGACAACTAAACAGAGATTATTTGTTAAAGAATACCTTGTCGACTTAAATGCTACTCAGGCAGCGATAAGGGCAGGATATTCAGAAAATACAGCAAGGTTTATAGCTGCTGAGAACTTAACAAAACCCAACATACAGGAAGCCATCCAGGAGGCAATTAAACAGCGCGAAGATAAAATAGACATAAATAGCCAATGGGTATTGAAAAGGCTTGTAGAACTCTCTGAGCGATGTATGCAAGGTACACCGGTATACGATAAAGAAGGAAATGAGACAGGAGAATGGAAGTTTGAAGCCAATGCAGCTAATAGGTCATTAGAGTTGATTGGCAAGCATCTAGGCATGTTCACTGATAAAGTAGAATCCAAAGTAACAGCCGAGAATACAAATGTTAACATAGACTACAGCAGTCTACCTGATGAAGCGTTGGCAGAAATAGAGCAGGCTAAGGGGCATGATGAGATAATGAAGATAGTAGCCAGGTATAAGAAGTAA
- a CDS encoding RinA family protein translates to MRSITDMLMEYATVNKEICRQNEALQVAVKAQLNADGGIKASIMTDMPHGSGVGNPTYEKTANLFEHLEEICIELAELAETTKYEIRRLVDLKKDIDYAFMYLTYEERNIIKLRYIDYPEPKYTWDKVVSESYYCRSQCFEIHRRAIEKMEKVLNIGQNRTASGL, encoded by the coding sequence ATGAGAAGTATAACAGATATGCTAATGGAATATGCCACTGTAAATAAAGAGATATGCAGACAAAATGAAGCGTTACAAGTGGCGGTAAAAGCGCAACTAAATGCGGACGGAGGTATAAAAGCTAGTATAATGACAGATATGCCACACGGGTCTGGCGTTGGTAATCCTACATACGAAAAAACTGCTAACCTGTTTGAGCATTTAGAAGAAATTTGCATAGAGCTTGCAGAATTAGCAGAGACAACAAAATATGAGATAAGGAGACTAGTTGATCTAAAGAAAGATATAGATTACGCATTTATGTATCTTACGTATGAGGAAAGAAACATAATAAAACTAAGGTACATTGATTATCCAGAGCCTAAATATACATGGGATAAAGTGGTGTCTGAATCTTATTATTGTAGGTCGCAATGCTTTGAAATCCACAGAAGAGCTATAGAGAAAATGGAAAAAGTTTTAAACATCGGACAAAATCGGACTGCATCAGGCTTATAA